The DNA window CAAGAACGCGGTGTGTATCGATTATGTGAATCGGTGAGTAGATATCAACCAATTACAACTGCGGTGAATCCTCAAAGAGTTTACGATACAATTTGCTACGCAATGGAGTTAATTAATCATAAAATTGACGCAGGTGGTAAAGCAACGAAATTGTTTATTGATCGAGATTTAATCGCATTAGGTTTAGTCACTCAAGATGAACAAGGAAAATATGCGATCGCACCGATAGAAGACTTTGCCAACATTTAAGGCTTACCACGCCAGTAGGGTGTGTTACAGCTATACAAGGATTTTGGAACTTACGAAAGTAAATTAGCTGTAACGCACCATATTTCTCCGTGCGTTACGGCTTACGCCTAACACACGCTACGAATTTATTTCTCACTAGCCCCTAGCCTCTTATTTCTTCCCAAATAACCTATCTAAAAAGGATATATTCACAGCCAAATTAATGATTCCTTTACCAGTGCTACTATCTTTAATTTCCGCATTATTTAAAGCCACAATATAAGGTTCACCACCAATCGAAGCAATAATGGGGCCGCCAGATGAACCACCCGCAGTATCGCAGTCATGTAATAAGATACTGGACTGTTCATCTACAATACTGCAACCAGCTTGAAAACCTGCCGTCCATCCTTGTCCGGCTGTTAAACCCCAAAACTTTTCTGTTTCTGCTTGGGGATAATCACCAGAATATCCGACAAAAAAGAATTTTTTCTCATTGCGAATTAAAGTTGTAGAAGGTAACGACTTCCAACCTAGATAACCATATTTACGCCCCAGAGGTCTATCAATTTTTATTACCGCCCAATCATTAGCCGCAGCATTTTGATCTTGAAAGTGTGTACCCGCTAGATACTGCACTGCATAAGCTCTATCTTGATATCGACCATCAACTACATTTGGTAGAAAAGCAACTCTATCTGCTACATTGCCAGTTTTGGGGTCAACTACACAATGAGCATTGGTTAATACAATATCTTCATCAATTAAAGTTCCTGTACAGGTGTAAGTTTGCGAGTTCGATTCACCCACAATTCGACCAACAGTAGACCAAGGATAATTATTGCTTAACATCGGCAGGCGATCGTCTCTGCCTATAGTTCCCCTGGTTCCTTTTTTAATAGGTTTATTTGATTGTTCTAATTCTGACGGTTTAAAAGGTTTGCCATTATTTTGTAATTCTAATTGACCTACTTTTTTTAACGTCGGGGCTGTGGTTGTTGCTGGTTGTTTTTTCACCTGTGCTTCCACAGAAAACCAAACACCCAAAGTCATCAGACCAACAACACCAGAGATAAATAAAATAGATTTGTTATTCATGACATCAAACTCCTTTATTTATGAACACTAATACCATTTCTCAATGAGAATCAGCTTAAACACTTCTCTGCGTCTCTGCGTCTCTGCGTGAAACTTCCTCCTCATCGCCACTCACCCTGAACTGTAAAAGCCCCCCAATAGTACGGATAACGCCAATCGGGATTTTGCAACATAGCTATTTGCGCCGCACGTAAGGCGGCATTCGGTGACTTTTTCCCTTGCAACATTTGTTGATAAAACTCCTTCATTAGTTCTGGTGTCGCGTCATCACTCACTTGCCACAACGACAAGGCCACACTGGCGGAACCTGCATACATTAAACCTCTTGTCAACCCTACCAAGCCCTCGCCTTTGATATCTGCACCTAGACCAGTTTCACAGGCACTTAATACCACTAATTGAGCAGGTAAATTCAGGTTGAAAATATCACTCAGGCGCAAATAACCAGGAATAGATTGACCTTGCTTGTTAACTAAAGACAGCACAATTCCTGATAACTCTGGGTTGGTGGGGTCAGCAAAGCCATGTGTTGCCAAATGCACAAAGCGATATTGTGCAAGTTGTTTGCTGGTTGCCCAGTTATAGTTAGCATCGAAGTTAACAGCTAATAGGCGGCTGTCTGATGGTGCTAACGGTAAAATTGCCTCTGCTTCCTTGAGCGTACCGGGAAGCGCATCCCACCACTGACTGCGGTTGATATTGCGTGCGGCGCGTTTTAGGGCAGACTGTTCTAATTGACCACGGATGTCTAAGTCTGATGTAACTCCTGCTGGTTTACCTGTTACCCGTTCATCTTCGGCACTAAACACAGGGTTAGCCAGAACTGCTAAAGTTTTGGGTGCTAATTGCCTTTGACGCAATTTTTGCCTGTGGGTAGCAATAGCTGTCATAGAAGGCAAATTGACAATTTCATGTTTGAGGATGAGGGGTTGGTAATCTTTTTGGTTGGTGGCGGGAGTGTTGGGTGCAACTAAGGCCGCAAAGGGAATATCTTGTAATGCGCCATCGCCAACGATAACTAAGCGTTTGTCAGCTAATTTTTCAGCCACAGGTGCAAGGATAAGTTGACTGAGTTGGGTTGCTGCTTGGAAGAATTTAGCTTGTTGCCGAGAAGAGAGGCTTTGACAGTCGCGGTTTTGACAAAATAGTAAGGGTTCTTTATAGTTTTTTACGGCTTGGGCTATTTTGTCGCGCCCTGGTAGTTCGTAGCTGTTGAGAGAAGTGGGTGTGACAGCCCACAGATAACTGCGTTTTTCACCGATGGAGTATTGCAATAAGAGTGTATCTTTATCGAGTTGTTGCTGAATTTGTGGCAAGGTGAGGGGTTGGGGATATTTCAAGGCGGCATATTCTGGGTTAGTCGCCCGAATTTTGTTTGTGAGTTCTTGCTGTTGTTTGAGGATGTCTTCGATTTCTTTTTTAGTGGCGGCGATGAGTGCTGCTGGTGGTTGGGATTGACTGGCTAATTGTGATAGTTGTTTTTCTTTGGCTTCTCGTAGCAGTTGTAGACGTTTTTCCTCGGCTGCTAATTCCGGGGTAATATTTTTGCGGATATCAATATTGGCTTCGGTTAAGAGTTCAACTAAACCTCTAGCGCGGGAACGTTCGCTGATGTGCAGTGCTTGGGCGGCATAACCTTTGCTTGGTTCTTTTTTATGCAACTGCATCAGCAAGTCGGTGTAGAACTGGTAATAGTCTTGTACAGTAGCGAAGTAGGAAGTACGCAATTCTTTGCTGTCGATTTTGGTGCGTAATTCTTCAACAATTTTGACTGCTGCCGCAATTTGAGTAAGCGCGGTTTGAAGGTTGCCTTTGTCTCGTTCTACGTAAGCAATGTTATTGAGAGTAGTGGCTTCTCCTGCAAGATTGCCGACTTCACGTAATAGAGGCAGAGCTTGGTTGAAAAATGACAGTGCTTGCTGCTTTTCTCCTAAATCTGAGTAGACTAGACCAATGCCAGTGAGAGTAGTGGCTTCCCCCCCGATCGCGCCCACTGCACGATGTAGGGGCAGAGCTTGGTTGAGAAATGACAGTGCTTGCTGCTTTTCTCCTAATTCTGAGTAGACTCCACCGATGTTATTGAGAGTAGTAGCTTCCCCCGCGCGATCGCTCACCTCACGATACAGGGGCAGAGCTTGGTTGTAATATGACAGTGCTTGCTGCTTTTGTCCTAATTCTGAGTAGACTGCACCAATGTTATTGAGAGCAGTGGCTTCCCCGGAGCGATCTCTCACGGCACGTCTGAGGGGCAGAGCTTGGTTGTAATATGACAATGCCTGCTGCTTTTCTCCTAAATCTGAGTAGACTTGACCAATGTTATTGAGAGTAGTAGCTTCCCCCACGAGATCGCCTACCGCACGAATTATGGGCAGAGCTTGGTTATAAAATGACAGTGCTTTCTGCTTTTCTCCTAAATCTGAGTAGACTCGACCAATTCCCACTAGAGTTACAGCTTCATAAGATTTATCCCCTAATTTCTGCCACAGGGGTAAGGCAATTTGCCATTTTGCAATTGCCTGTCGTAAGCTTTCGACTGTACCTTGCTTGTACAACTCTGATCCTTCACTTAATGCTTGTACTGCTGCGGCGCGGGTTGCGTCTGGTTGGGTTGGTTGTTGTGCTATCTGCAACGTTTGAGTTTTTGATGTGGCGCTGACTGTATCTGATAACAGCAGCGAACTCAGCAATAAAGGTAAAAAAAGATAGTGGGGAAAAGGATTTTTCATAGTTTTTTGTATATTGGGTGTCGGTTTGCTTGAGGAACCAAACCCGACATCTTTGAGACTATGGCGTACATATAAATCTAGGTTGAGTGCATCTATCCCGCCTCGGAATCAATTCTGAGTCTCATAGCGCAAGTCCTCTGAAGAGGACTCAACCAGAAATTCATTTCAGTCCACTTGAGTGGACTTTGGCTATTAGCCTGAAACTTTAGTTCTAGGCGGGATAGGGTTTCAAACCAGGACTTACCCATCAAAATTTTCTATGGAAATTGGGTTTAGGGGTGAAAGGGGGCGGGGTATAAGGGCTAATGACAATTTTTGATTTGTCATCAGCAAGATTGCGGAAAATCTTTTGTTATTTTACTAATTTGCTTAGGTATTACTGTGGCTGTTACATTTTTTGTAACGCTTATTTTTGTATAAGTTAGGGGCTAGAGAGTATACCATTTCACTTTAAATATGATACATATCGGTAAGCAGTGCCTCGACTTACCTCGACTCCGTTCGGTACAAGTCGCTCGGCGATCGGAAGCAGAGGAGCCAGTTGCGTGGTGAGGCATTGCGTTGGGCGGCTTTGCCGACTCCCTCACTGCCGAAAGTATCTCCCGACTCGAAGCACTCTGGCGTGTGCAGAGGAAGTATATCCACATATCTTGCACCAGGCGACTGAAGTCGTGGCTACACAGACAAAACCTGCACTTCGACAAGCTCAGTGACCACCTACGCAGGTTCCAAACCCTTTATTTTACGTTAGTCCGCGTAGGCGGACTTCGTTTGTGTAGCCGCGAATTCCATTTGCCAAGGCTAGGTGCAAGATGTGAGTATCAGTAATTTTGGGAATTGGTATAGGACTGATATTTGATTTGGGAAAAAATCAGTACACTCAGATCAGTCTTCTTTCCTACTCCCGACTCCCCATTCCCTATTCCCTACCTACACAAATAAATTCAGAAATCAAACCGGATTCCTATATTAACAATTCGCTGAGTGGCCACTGAAATAATTTAAAATTTTGTATTTTTGATAAAAATTCATCCAAATGACACTCGGATGTCATCTTGAATACACATATTTATATATAATCGAAAGTCAAGTAATCAAGACTTATATCTTCAAGTGTTCTTAATTGAAATTTTAGTAAATAGGATGTGAACACTACCTTTTATACTTCTATAATTTGTGTACTAACCTATCTTTGAGGAGTCTACTACAAGAAACTGAATCATTGATAGATATTATAGTTAGCATCAACAGTAACACGGATATTATCTTTAGCTAAAAATTAAACAATTAAAATTCAGAATTAAGTCTACAAAAAACTTGCCTCGATTCGGAATCCTGCTTATAAAATGATGAAACGGTTACTGATTCGACCTGTTGGTTCATCTACATAAACAGTTATTTATCAGGAGATAGAGGTTATCTTCTGGTTTTCACTATTTGTTATTGCTCAAGATATATCGGTTTCGTAATTTTGGTATGAAAAAAGCTATGACTTTAAGTTTTAATTTTTTTAATTGGTTGCCATTATCAGTTATGTCAATTAATGAACCAAAGCAAAAATGTAGAACACATGATTACAGTCAATTTATTCCAGGTAAAGATTATGTATTTGAGTTGCTCAATTGTAGTTTAGAAGGCAGAATGACAGCCATCGGTCAAGGCATTCAGCCATTTGATTACATTCTTTTACGGTGTGATTCTGAATTATTACGATATCAAGTTGTAGAAATAGATTACTATGCCGACCCGCCAGATATGTGGATGGCTTCGCTCAAGAAATCATAGATATAGCGTTTTCCGATTGAGTGCAGTACAAGTTGATAGTGGCTAGAGGCTAGGGGCTGGAGGCTAGATATAGCGGTTCTTACTTGCTTGTAATACAGTCGGAACCCCACCCCGCATTTGCTTACGCAAACGCTCCCCTCCCCGCTTGCGGGGAGGGGTTGGGGGTGGGGTTGAAATGTACCTCATCCCACCGATAACCGCTATAAATTTACCTTATTGGGATGGAAAATTTTATGATTGGTAATTTGTAATTACAAATTACCAATTACGAGTTTAACTAAGCTTCTCCGCCTACAACGACATCTTTAATGCGGAGACTGGGGCCACCACAGCCTACAGGTAAACCGTTTTGTCCTCCTTTACCGCAGCCACCAGACTCATCCCAGTAGAAATCATCGCCAATTGCTTCAATATCAGCTAGGGTTTGGAAAACATTACCCGACAGTGTGACATCTCTGACAGGTTCGGCAATTTTACCGTTTCTAATCATCCATGCTTCCCCGGCGCTAAAGGTGAACATTTCACCATTAGTCATCCCGCCGAGCCAGTTACGGGCGTAGACTCCTTCTTTGATATCGGTAAATAAATCGGCGACTGGCGTTTTTCCTGGTTCTATCCAGGTATTAGTCATGCGGACAATGGGACTGAAGTGATAATTGAGACAACGTGCGTTACCAGTGGGGGCTTCGTCTAATTTGCCGGCGGTTTCTCGTGAGTGCAACCTTCCCACTAAAACCCCATCTTGGATAAGTTGGGTAGTGGTGGCGGGTGTACCTTCATCATCATAAAAATAACTACCACGGTGTCCGGTTGGGGCTGCACCATCAAAAATTTGTAGTTCTTCTGGCCCAAACCGCCGCCCGATGGTCATAACTTCGAGTAAGTCGGGGTTTTCGTAAGCCATATCGGCTTCGGAAAGATGACCAAAGGCTTCATGAACAAATAAACCTGTGAGGATGGGGTCAATAACTACGGTGTAGGTATTACCTTTAACTGGTGGGAGAGATAAAGCTGCAACGGCTCTTTGTGCGGCACTTTTGACTTGTTCATCTAAATTGATTAAATCTTCGTAGGCTTTGCGAGAACCTGTTGTTTCTCTTCCGGTTTGGACTGTTTCGCCGTTTCTGGCTGTGGCAGCGAAGCGCATTTCCATATCTACCCAAGATTGGTCAATGAGTGTACCTTCTGAGGTCGCAATGATGATTCTTTGGGCGCTATCACCGTAGCGAACGGAAGTTGTAGTAATTTGAGGGTCAACACTTTTTAATAGTTGAGTGTAGCGATCGCACAATTGTTTTTTCTGCGATAAGCTAATTTTACGCGGATCTGTACCCATCAAAGGTAATTGACAGACTGCTTGCACTGGGTCAATGGGGGCTAGTAGAGTTTCTTCATCACCTACCATGCGAGCAGCTGCGATCGCTTCCTCAATTCGTTCTTTAATAGTAGAAAGCTGGTTAAAACTGCTCAAACCCCAGCCACCTTTATAACAAGCGCGAATATGTCCACCAATAGAAATACCTTCACTAAGGGTTTCTACTTTGTCGCCACGCAACAAGATATCAGTCCCTTCTGCTTCCTCTAGGCGAATCATCAAATAATCTACACGGGATGAGTAGCGGGAGATGAGGTCAGCAACTAAATTTTGTGCGTCAGCAAGTGTAGTTGGCATTTGTTGGTAGTCACCACAACGAACTACATTTATTGTGCAGTATCTTGTAGGAGAGAGGGGGGAAAGTTTTTTGGTATGCGGCTTTGTTCTGGAATTGTATTGAAAAAAGACTAATTATGAATAATCTGCTGGAAAAGTAAAGTAAAATTTTAGACCATCATCTTGACATTTGAAACAATGCGATTGCGTCCGGCTTCTTTTGCTTGGTAAAGTGCCTTATCTGCATCAATAATTAAATCGAGAGCTGACGCACCCCAAGTTGGCACTACAGTTGCTACGCCTAAGCTTAAAGTCACGTACTGATTCACTAAAGAACCATCATGAATAATTTGTAAATTTCTGATTTCTGATTGAATTAAATGAGCAATATGAACAGCACCAGCCGCATGGGTATTGGGCATAATGACGGCAAATTCTTCGCCGCCATAACGAGCCACTAAATCTTGATATTTTTGAACTGTTGAGTTTAAGGCATTACCGACTTTTTTTAAACAAACATCTCCCATCGGATGACCATATTGGTCGTTATATAATTTAAAAAAGTCAATGTCACAAAGAATCAGCGATAAAGGTAAAGCTTGCTGGGCTAAATTAATCCACTGGGTATTGAGATAATCATCAAAGCGACGACGATTAGCCAAGCCAGTTAAACTATCTTCGTTTGCTAGTTCTTGCAAGGCTTTATTAGCTGCTTCTAATTGTTTATAAACTTGTGCTTGTTTGAGTAATTGGCGCAACTGCCGACGTAAGACTGTTAGTTGAATTGGTTTTGTAATAAAGTTGATTGCACCTACATCAAAAGCACGATTAATAGAATCTTCGTCATCTAAATTCGTAATCATGACTATTGGCGTATGTTTCCAAAGTTTAGAAATCAAGAGTTCATGTATTTCCAACTCTGAATTAAACTTTGTCATTGCTGATTTTAAATTATCTCTGTTAATTTGTAATAATTCCTGACAACAGGTAAAACCATCCATTACAGGCATGATAGCATCTAGCAAAATGATATCGGGCTTCACAGTTTCATAAGCATCTAAACACTGTTTACCATTAGCAACTTCAACTACTTGGTAGCCTTCATTTTCCATAATTCGCCGCAATGTCATACGGATGACGGGATCATCATCAGCTACGAGAATGACGGGAGACTTTTTGGTAAGAGAAAGTGAACTAATACTTTTCATGAGCCGAGTTCTACAAGTTGTGTTTATCTAGTATGGCTGTGTGGGGTTGCGTCTGGCAAAAAATGACAACTGAAGAAAATATGAACAGTTGGCAATACGGTTAAAGGTGTTTAAATTATTCCCAAAATACACAACAAACTTGATATGGGATGATGGGAGTTTTGCGGAATTTAAGCAATAGGGAGGACAATTTCAAACACTGTTTCTGTGTTTGGCTGAGAACGCACAGTTAAAGTACCGTTATGTTGTTGAATGATTGAATAACTCACAGATAATCCCAAACCTTTTCCTTGTCCCACGGATTTGGTTGTAAAAAAGGGTTCAAAAATCCGGTTGTGGAGACTCTCAGGGATGAAACTGTGTGTATTTGCGATCGCAATTTTTAACTTTGCATTTTCAATTACTTCAGTAAAAATACGAATTTGGGGTTGTTCACTGTTTTGGGGATGCGCTCGAATTGCATCAATCGCATTGTTAATAATATTCAGAAAGACTTGATTTAATTGACTGGGATAGCAAGTTACTAAAGGTAGATTGCCATAGTTCTTAATCACCTGTATTTCGGGGGAATTTGCGGATTTTTGTAAGCGATGCTGCACAAGTAATAATGTGCTTTCAATTCCACTGTGTAAGTCTACAGCCTTAATTTCTGCCTCATCTAGCCGCGAAAAGTTACGTAAACTCAAAACAATTTGACTAATGCGATCGCTCCCTGCTTTCATAGATTCTAAGGTTTGATTAGCATCTGCTAACAAAAAATCAAGCTCAATTTCTTTTTCCATAGCTTGAATAGCAGAATTAGGTTGGGGATATTCCTGCTGATAAAGTTTCAGCAACCGCATCATATCTTGAATGTAATTTTTTGTATGATTAAGATTGCCCTGAATAAAAGTTACTGGATTGTTAATTTCATGAGCAATTCCCGCTACCATTTGCCCAAGAGATGACATTTTTTCGCTATGAATTAATTGTGCTTGAGTTTGTTGTAATTGGGTTAAAGTTTGTTCTAAATCTTCAGCTTTTTGTTTGAGGGCTTGAGTCTTACGGTCTACTTCTACTTCTAAGGTATAAGCATAGTTTTCTGCTTGTTGATATAAACGAGCATTTTCTACAGAAATAGCTGCTTGGCTGGTGAGCAGTTGTAGAATTTCAATGCGATCGCTTGTAAAAGCTCCGATAGTTAAGTTATTTTCTAAATACAAAATCCCGACAAGTTTGCCTTGACGACTAATGGGAGTACATAAAACTGATTTAGGCTGATGAGTAATGATATATTTATCTTTGGCAAATTGTAGTGAATCACTCAGGTTTTCAAATACAGTCGTTTGTTGAGTGCGTGCTACGGCATAAATCAAACTATGGGGAATATTTTGGGATTCTTCTAAAGGAACTTCTAAAGTTGTTACTTGCTCAGTATTGGCTTTAGCTACTACTACTAATTGTTCATTTTGCAGCAAAAATAAATAACCAACTTGTGCGCCTGCATTAGCTATAGCAATCTGCATTAAAGTTGCCAATAATTTTTCTAATTCAATTTCTTGTGAAATAGCTTGTGCAGCTTTCATAACTGCTGGTAAATCTAACCAAAAGTCTTTACCAGTAGTCTTACTAGAGATATGTTGAGTTATACTTGCTTCAGAGTTAATGCCTTGTTTTGTAGGTTTGATAATAGCTGCAAGTAGTTGGGGATATTGTTGTTCTAAATGAGTGATTTTGGCTGCTGCACCCCAAAGAGCATAGCAGTGATAAGCTTGTTCTATATAGACTTGAGCCAGTTTTACTTTACCCCAGTTCAGATAAAATTTGGCTGTTAGTTCATTAGCTAAGGCTTCTTCTTGAATGTAACCATTAGCTTTAGCTCCAGAAATGGCGCGATCATAGTATTCTATAGCCTCATAGTTTTTTCCTAATACTCGATGAATTTCTGCTTCTACTAAATGAAACTTATGCAGGTAATTCATCGGAGCATGTTCCGCCCATTTTTTCAGTAACTGTTGATTATTGATAACCTTATCAAAATCAACAGTTTTAATCTCTGCATCGGGACTAGAATATAATGATAGTAAACTCAAAGATTGATAGAAATTCTTCAAAGGCAGAACCAATAATCCTGCTACACCTTGCTCATATTCTTCAAATTTATTCGCATACTCTTCTGCACGTTTAGGTTCATTAAATAAATACAACAGTAAAAGTTTGGCTAAATAAACATAGCAAATTCCACATACATTACAACTTTGAATTAAAGATGGGAGAGTTACAAGTTCATTGAAACTAGAACCAATGAGCATTGTAGGATTTTCCGCTTTACCCCGCAGATTATTGACTGTTTGTCGCCATGTATTTACCCAAATTACAGAGGCTTCTTGTTTAATTTCCTGAACTAGCTGGCAGTATTTCTCTGCTTCAGCTTCAGTAATTTCGAGATTTTCTCCTGTCCAAAATAAAAATTGACAATAGCTATTAGCGCAATAACCAACATATTCTAAATCGCCATGTTCTAACCCACTAGTTAGACCAGATAAAAATACTGGGAGTACAGAACGAATAGAATCTTGCCAATGTTTAATAAATAAGGCAAAAGTAAAATTAACTTTACTAGTTAATTCTTTAGCTTGTAATTTTTCTAAAACAATAGTTGCCAGTTTACCAAATTCATAGCCGCGTGCTATTTCTCCTGTAGCACATAAAAATAAGCCATAAAGACTATAGGCGATCGCAGCTTGAGGAGAGTTACCATATTGAATGCAGATTTTCACCATTGTGAATATTTTTAAAGGTAACAATTCTGGTTTAGCTAAATATACCGATGCAAATAAACCCGCCAGAATTCGCATTGCTGCTGATTGATATAATTCATTTAGCAGTGGTAAATCAGCTAGGGTTGCTATTGGGCGATCGCCTAAAATAATTTTGAGTTTTTGATGTTGATTGTTCATAGTTTCAACATCACATTGTTCTGGGAAATCTATACCCAGTAAATTCAAAGCTTCTCTACCTGTATCTATTGCATCTAGAAGTTGATTTTGGGATGTGTATGATTGAATTTGAATTTCATAGACCTTGATTTTGTCTAATGAGTGACGAGCCGATAATAGGGTTTGGTCAATTAAATATTTTGATTTGGCAAAATTAGTATTTAAATATTCTGCTTCTGCTAAAGATTCATACAGTTTCAAAGTCAACTCATACTGACTTTGCCAGCTATCTGGATTTAGAAGTGCAACACCAGTGTTTAAATAACTGACAGATGCGGAGTAAGCTGTAGCAGCTTTCGCTTTATTCCCAGCTTGCAAATTTAACTGTGCTAACTGTTCTTTTTGGTGAATATCTTGAATTAATGCTATCCCAATATTTAGCTGATTTACAATATCAAATATCCGGTTTTCTAATTCTGGTACTGCTAAATTACTCAAAAGTAATTGACCAATATTGAGGTGAGTAGCTTGTTTTTGTGATTCAGGAATGAGGGAATAAGCAGCTTGTTGGACGCGATCATGTAGAAAGCGGTAAACGACCTTTTCGATATTGCCAATATTTTTTTCAGCTACATCATAATTAAGATAGAATTTGTACATTTGGCTATGTGGCAGAATCAATCCTTCTTGTAAAGCTTTCCATAAAGCTGTTGCTGTATTGTCTGGTGATTGTTGATAAATAATCGCTAAAGTTGTTAAATCAAAAGAATTACCAATACAAGCGGCTAACTTGAGTACTTCTTGGGTTTCACTAGGTAATTTCTGTAACTGAGTCGCCATAAATTCTACGACATCATCAGTTAGAGATAAGGTATTGATTTGGGCAATATCACATTCCCAATAGCCTTGTTGACGATTAAATATAATCTTGCCGGTTTCGTGTAATGCTTTGAGAAACTGGGTAATGAAAAATGGATTTCCTTGAGTTTTGCGAGTAATTAATTCTGTCAGAGGGTGCGTTCGCTCGGTTGTACAATGCAATGTATCGGCAACTAATTGATTCATATCACCGAAAGCAAGGGGCGACAGAATAATTGTATTCACAGTTTTTTGAGCTTTCTTCAGTTCATCTACCATCAACATAAATGGATGTGTAGGTGAAACTTCATTGTCTCGATAAGCTCCCAATAAAAGTAAATAACTGTTATCCTGCATCAGCAGGTTAATCAATTGTAAGGAAGCGGAATCTGACCACTGTAAATCATCGAGAAAAATAACTAATGGATGTGCTTTGCTTGTAAAGACAGCAATAAAATTTGAAAATAATAAATTAAAGCGATTTTGTGCCGCATTTCCTGACACTTCTGGCACAGTAGGTTGTTTACCAATAATTAATTCTAGTTCAGGAATTACCTCAATTAACACTTGTCCATTATCACCTAACGCCGCCAAAATTTTAGTTTTCCAAGTTTGCAACTGTGCCTCAGTTTCTGACAACAAATGTCCCATTAAATCCCGGAATGCTTGTACAAATGCTGATAGGGGAATGTTCCGGTTAAATTGGTCAAATTTACCTTTAATAAAATATCCTTGCTGACGAGTAATTGATTTGTGGATTTCATTGACGACAGCAGTTTTACCAATTCCCGAAAACCCAGCCACCAACATCATTTCGGAACTACCATTAGTGACGCGCTCAAAAGCTTGTAATAGGATGCTGACTTCAGATTCTCGGCCATAAAGTTTTTCAGGAATCAAGAAGCGATCGCAAGTATCCCGCTTTCCTATGGCAAAATTTCTAATTTCGCCTGTCTCTTGGAGTTGAGCTAAACAAATTTCTAAATCATATCTTAATCCCAAAGCACTTTGATATCTATCTTCGGCATTTTTCGCCATTAATTTCAGCACAATATCTGAAATTATCTGTGGGATTTCTTTATTGTTCCCTATTGCTGTTG is part of the Aulosira sp. FACHB-615 genome and encodes:
- a CDS encoding serine protease; this encodes MNNKSILFISGVVGLMTLGVWFSVEAQVKKQPATTTAPTLKKVGQLELQNNGKPFKPSELEQSNKPIKKGTRGTIGRDDRLPMLSNNYPWSTVGRIVGESNSQTYTCTGTLIDEDIVLTNAHCVVDPKTGNVADRVAFLPNVVDGRYQDRAYAVQYLAGTHFQDQNAAANDWAVIKIDRPLGRKYGYLGWKSLPSTTLIRNEKKFFFVGYSGDYPQAETEKFWGLTAGQGWTAGFQAGCSIVDEQSSILLHDCDTAGGSSGGPIIASIGGEPYIVALNNAEIKDSSTGKGIINLAVNISFLDRLFGKK
- a CDS encoding CHAT domain-containing tetratricopeptide repeat protein, giving the protein MKNPFPHYLFLPLLLSSLLLSDTVSATSKTQTLQIAQQPTQPDATRAAAVQALSEGSELYKQGTVESLRQAIAKWQIALPLWQKLGDKSYEAVTLVGIGRVYSDLGEKQKALSFYNQALPIIRAVGDLVGEATTLNNIGQVYSDLGEKQQALSYYNQALPLRRAVRDRSGEATALNNIGAVYSELGQKQQALSYYNQALPLYREVSDRAGEATTLNNIGGVYSELGEKQQALSFLNQALPLHRAVGAIGGEATTLTGIGLVYSDLGEKQQALSFFNQALPLLREVGNLAGEATTLNNIAYVERDKGNLQTALTQIAAAVKIVEELRTKIDSKELRTSYFATVQDYYQFYTDLLMQLHKKEPSKGYAAQALHISERSRARGLVELLTEANIDIRKNITPELAAEEKRLQLLREAKEKQLSQLASQSQPPAALIAATKKEIEDILKQQQELTNKIRATNPEYAALKYPQPLTLPQIQQQLDKDTLLLQYSIGEKRSYLWAVTPTSLNSYELPGRDKIAQAVKNYKEPLLFCQNRDCQSLSSRQQAKFFQAATQLSQLILAPVAEKLADKRLVIVGDGALQDIPFAALVAPNTPATNQKDYQPLILKHEIVNLPSMTAIATHRQKLRQRQLAPKTLAVLANPVFSAEDERVTGKPAGVTSDLDIRGQLEQSALKRAARNINRSQWWDALPGTLKEAEAILPLAPSDSRLLAVNFDANYNWATSKQLAQYRFVHLATHGFADPTNPELSGIVLSLVNKQGQSIPGYLRLSDIFNLNLPAQLVVLSACETGLGADIKGEGLVGLTRGLMYAGSASVALSLWQVSDDATPELMKEFYQQMLQGKKSPNAALRAAQIAMLQNPDWRYPYYWGAFTVQGEWR
- a CDS encoding TldD/PmbA family protein, which translates into the protein MPTTLADAQNLVADLISRYSSRVDYLMIRLEEAEGTDILLRGDKVETLSEGISIGGHIRACYKGGWGLSSFNQLSTIKERIEEAIAAARMVGDEETLLAPIDPVQAVCQLPLMGTDPRKISLSQKKQLCDRYTQLLKSVDPQITTTSVRYGDSAQRIIIATSEGTLIDQSWVDMEMRFAATARNGETVQTGRETTGSRKAYEDLINLDEQVKSAAQRAVAALSLPPVKGNTYTVVIDPILTGLFVHEAFGHLSEADMAYENPDLLEVMTIGRRFGPEELQIFDGAAPTGHRGSYFYDDEGTPATTTQLIQDGVLVGRLHSRETAGKLDEAPTGNARCLNYHFSPIVRMTNTWIEPGKTPVADLFTDIKEGVYARNWLGGMTNGEMFTFSAGEAWMIRNGKIAEPVRDVTLSGNVFQTLADIEAIGDDFYWDESGGCGKGGQNGLPVGCGGPSLRIKDVVVGGEA
- a CDS encoding PleD family two-component system response regulator translates to MKSISSLSLTKKSPVILVADDDPVIRMTLRRIMENEGYQVVEVANGKQCLDAYETVKPDIILLDAIMPVMDGFTCCQELLQINRDNLKSAMTKFNSELEIHELLISKLWKHTPIVMITNLDDEDSINRAFDVGAINFITKPIQLTVLRRQLRQLLKQAQVYKQLEAANKALQELANEDSLTGLANRRRFDDYLNTQWINLAQQALPLSLILCDIDFFKLYNDQYGHPMGDVCLKKVGNALNSTVQKYQDLVARYGGEEFAVIMPNTHAAGAVHIAHLIQSEIRNLQIIHDGSLVNQYVTLSLGVATVVPTWGASALDLIIDADKALYQAKEAGRNRIVSNVKMMV